One genomic segment of Sanyastnella coralliicola includes these proteins:
- a CDS encoding sugar transferase: MKRLFDVLASAIAIIVLLPLFIVIALWIIIDDGTPIFFRQTRVGKDQREFRIYKFRSMYKDAESRGQLTIGGKDPRVTKSGYFIRKYKIDEFPQLLNVLAGDMSIVGPRPEVPKYVKHYSEEQLQVLSVRPGMTDPASIEFIDEDEILGKSEDPEKAYIEEILPQKLALQLEYVTKSGLVYDIKLIMQTLGKILR, translated from the coding sequence ATGAAACGGCTCTTTGACGTGCTCGCTTCCGCGATAGCGATCATAGTATTACTACCGCTATTCATTGTCATAGCTTTATGGATCATCATCGATGATGGAACCCCTATCTTCTTTCGCCAAACAAGAGTCGGAAAAGACCAACGCGAATTCCGCATTTACAAGTTTCGATCGATGTACAAGGATGCCGAGTCTCGCGGACAGCTAACCATTGGCGGCAAAGATCCTCGCGTAACGAAGAGCGGCTATTTTATTCGGAAGTATAAGATTGATGAATTCCCGCAGCTCCTGAACGTTTTAGCGGGTGATATGAGCATCGTTGGACCTCGTCCAGAAGTACCGAAGTACGTCAAGCACTATTCTGAAGAGCAGCTTCAAGTATTATCCGTGAGACCAGGAATGACTGACCCTGCGTCGATCGAATTCATCGACGAAGATGAGATTCTAGGAAAATCAGAAGATCCTGAAAAAGCCTATATCGAAGAGATTCTACCTCAGAAACTCGCCTTGCAATTGGAGTATGTAACGAAATCTGGGCTTGTCTACGACATCAAACTGATCATGCAGACGCTGGGGAAGATCCTGCGTTAA
- a CDS encoding DegT/DnrJ/EryC1/StrS family aminotransferase, whose amino-acid sequence MHNIPFSPPRVDDRTVEAVTEVLRSGWITTGPKTAQFETELAEYIGVDKVLALNSWTNACELVLRWFGVGEGDEVILPAYTYAATANIVMHVGATPVLVDSLPDHCHIDPHAIAEAVTERTKVIMPVDIGGMPVDYDGIWSVINEKKSLFRPNSTEQEKLGRILFLSDAAHSFGATYKGKQIGQQADISGYSFHAVKNLTTAEGGALAFNLQNKEDNEELYRRLRISALHGQTKDALSKTDGNWRYDIIEAGFKCNMTDIQAAMGLVELGRYDETLACRKSICERYDEAFEDGPFIIPPQQDADCETSYHLYQLRLRNGSERDRDALIEALREQGISSNVHFQPLPLLSFYKEQGYHMSDYPNAWKAYENEISLPVWYGMTREMVARVSRAVQELWKG is encoded by the coding sequence ATGCACAACATCCCCTTCTCCCCTCCGCGTGTTGATGACCGAACGGTGGAGGCTGTTACGGAAGTTCTACGTTCGGGTTGGATTACGACCGGACCGAAGACGGCGCAGTTTGAAACTGAATTGGCTGAATACATTGGTGTAGACAAAGTTCTGGCCTTGAATTCATGGACAAACGCGTGCGAACTTGTGCTACGTTGGTTTGGTGTGGGCGAAGGTGATGAAGTTATTCTACCCGCTTATACCTATGCTGCCACAGCCAATATTGTCATGCACGTTGGGGCTACGCCAGTGTTGGTTGATTCCTTGCCTGATCATTGCCATATTGATCCTCACGCTATCGCGGAAGCGGTGACCGAGCGCACGAAAGTGATCATGCCTGTGGATATCGGTGGGATGCCTGTGGACTATGACGGCATTTGGAGCGTCATTAACGAAAAGAAAAGTCTATTTAGACCGAACTCCACTGAGCAGGAGAAACTAGGCCGTATTCTCTTCCTGAGTGATGCTGCGCATAGTTTTGGGGCTACGTATAAGGGTAAACAGATTGGTCAACAAGCGGATATCAGTGGATATTCGTTTCACGCCGTTAAGAATCTGACCACAGCTGAAGGTGGAGCACTTGCCTTCAATTTGCAGAACAAAGAAGACAACGAAGAGCTTTACCGGCGATTGCGCATTTCTGCCTTGCACGGACAAACCAAAGACGCCTTGTCTAAAACGGATGGGAATTGGCGGTATGATATCATCGAGGCCGGTTTTAAATGCAACATGACGGATATTCAGGCTGCCATGGGACTGGTTGAACTCGGTCGATATGATGAGACCTTAGCATGCCGTAAAAGCATTTGTGAACGCTACGACGAGGCCTTCGAAGATGGCCCATTCATTATACCACCACAGCAAGATGCAGATTGTGAGACCAGCTATCATTTGTATCAGCTTCGTTTACGCAACGGAAGTGAAAGAGATCGTGATGCGTTAATCGAAGCGTTGAGAGAACAGGGTATTTCGAGCAATGTACATTTCCAGCCACTTCCCTTGTTGAGTTTCTACAAGGAACAAGGATACCATATGTCTGATTATCCAAACGCTTGGAAGGCCTATGAAAATGAGATCTCTCTTCCCGTTTGGTATGGAATGACGAGAGAAATGGTGGCAAGGGTATCTCGTGCCGTTCAAGAACTCTGGAAAGGATGA
- a CDS encoding nucleoside phosphorylase has translation MKARRTLTDRIPESQLILQPNGAVYHLGVTGDQIADTVLIVGDPDRVPMISQRFDSIQHKVAGREFVIHTGRIGKKEITVLSSGIGVDNIDIVINELDAAVNIDPKTRIPRSKKRILRLIRLGTTGALQEDIPVGTRIASAYAIGYDGVPWHYDVSMLADEEKIAQAFIEHTNWPQELASPYVAKADKVLLNTIGEGMVHGITVTANGFYGPQNRALRVPLRDAQRMDQMRSFQTSEHRLTNFEMECAGIYALGSMLSHRVLTCCVVLANRYNEEFTTDPAKAVESLINAVLGRL, from the coding sequence ATGAAAGCTCGGCGTACCCTTACCGATAGAATTCCAGAAAGTCAGTTGATTCTTCAACCCAATGGTGCTGTGTATCATTTGGGTGTAACCGGAGATCAAATTGCAGATACTGTTTTGATCGTTGGCGATCCTGATCGTGTACCGATGATCTCTCAGCGATTTGACTCCATTCAACACAAAGTTGCCGGAAGAGAGTTTGTCATTCATACGGGCCGCATCGGCAAGAAAGAGATTACTGTGCTTTCAAGTGGTATTGGTGTAGATAACATCGATATCGTCATCAATGAGTTGGATGCAGCGGTAAACATCGATCCAAAAACCCGTATACCGCGATCAAAGAAGAGGATTCTTCGATTGATCAGATTAGGAACCACTGGAGCTTTGCAGGAGGATATTCCCGTTGGCACGCGCATTGCCAGCGCCTACGCCATTGGATACGATGGTGTGCCTTGGCATTATGACGTAAGCATGCTGGCCGACGAAGAAAAAATTGCGCAGGCCTTCATAGAGCATACCAATTGGCCACAAGAGTTGGCATCGCCGTATGTAGCAAAAGCGGATAAGGTCTTACTTAATACGATTGGCGAAGGCATGGTACATGGAATCACCGTTACAGCAAATGGATTCTATGGTCCTCAGAACCGTGCGCTTCGAGTTCCGTTGCGTGATGCTCAACGAATGGATCAGATGCGCAGCTTCCAAACCAGTGAACATCGCCTCACAAATTTCGAAATGGAGTGCGCGGGTATTTATGCTCTCGGAAGCATGCTCTCGCACCGTGTTCTCACGTGTTGCGTCGTATTAGCAAACCGATACAACGAGGAATTCACAACCGACCCTGCAAAAGCCGTAGAGTCCTTGATCAACGCGGTGTTGGGGCGATTGTAA
- a CDS encoding rhomboid family intramembrane serine protease — protein MQKQDRARLIDAVLFNLAFLMIIWALWLYEYETGHRLSAYGTRPRTPEGTIGILTTPFLHGSLKHIWGNTVSFFTLSTFIIFFYREIAFKTILIIYLVSGVLLWAFGGGGNHIGVSGVIYGMAAFLFFSGIVRKNQKLLRVALAVAFLYGSIVWWVLPIDPQISWEGHLAGSIVGVVLAILLRNQGPQAEKTQWEIEEELEEELRLEEELKLEEELKLEEESKSDGSSRPPRQGGSFYQSDSTDGDFSW, from the coding sequence ATGCAAAAGCAAGACCGTGCGAGGTTGATAGATGCAGTGCTTTTCAATCTTGCTTTTTTGATGATCATATGGGCTCTTTGGCTCTATGAATACGAGACAGGACATCGCTTGAGTGCTTATGGCACTCGTCCAAGAACACCGGAAGGAACGATTGGAATTCTAACGACTCCATTCCTTCACGGGAGCCTCAAGCATATTTGGGGTAACACTGTCTCATTCTTTACACTCAGCACCTTCATCATTTTCTTCTACCGAGAAATTGCCTTCAAGACCATTCTCATCATTTACCTCGTCTCTGGCGTATTGCTCTGGGCGTTTGGAGGTGGTGGGAACCACATAGGCGTCAGCGGTGTGATATACGGAATGGCCGCTTTCCTTTTCTTCTCCGGTATCGTAAGAAAGAACCAAAAACTCCTCCGCGTAGCTCTAGCTGTGGCCTTTCTCTACGGAAGTATCGTGTGGTGGGTACTACCAATTGACCCACAAATCTCTTGGGAAGGCCACCTTGCTGGTTCCATTGTGGGGGTCGTACTCGCGATCCTCTTGCGAAACCAAGGACCACAGGCAGAGAAGACGCAATGGGAGATCGAGGAAGAGTTAGAGGAAGAATTAAGGTTAGAGGAAGAATTAAAATTAGAGGAAGAATTAAAATTAGAGGAAGAATCGAAATCAGACGGTTCTTCAAGACCTCCTCGTCAGGGAGGGAGCTTTTATCAGAGCGATAGTACTGACGGGGATTTCTCGTGGTAA
- a CDS encoding transglutaminase-like domain-containing protein, which yields MSSSEISALITLIEDPDEIIFSQVRAELVARGEEIIPQLERYWEFNPFGELFQDRIEKLIHNIHYNSISTSLQTWSTAEMNDLLDGAILINKYQYPSFDEAEVRKNVSALRQDIWLELNDNLTAIEQVNVINHILYTVHGFQGNKTNYTAPQNSYIADVLASKKGNPLSLGILYQVIANSLEIPIYGVNLPNHFILAYMDENRMGLAPGGNDNGILFYINPFSGGTIIHKNEVDDFLMHLELPQEVRYYRPCQNADIIRRMVNNLVFAYGQQGNLNKVEELKQLQDLLNAGSSPASA from the coding sequence ATGAGTTCATCGGAAATTTCAGCCCTTATAACCCTCATTGAAGATCCAGACGAGATCATCTTCTCACAAGTACGTGCAGAATTAGTTGCGCGTGGTGAAGAGATCATTCCTCAGCTGGAACGATACTGGGAGTTCAACCCCTTCGGGGAATTGTTTCAGGATAGAATCGAGAAATTGATTCACAACATCCATTACAATTCGATCAGTACATCACTCCAAACTTGGTCTACTGCCGAAATGAACGACCTCTTGGATGGAGCCATCCTGATCAATAAGTATCAGTACCCTTCTTTCGATGAAGCTGAAGTACGCAAGAATGTGAGCGCCCTGCGCCAAGACATCTGGCTTGAACTCAATGATAATCTGACAGCAATCGAACAGGTGAATGTGATCAACCACATTCTATACACTGTTCACGGTTTCCAAGGCAACAAAACGAATTACACTGCACCCCAGAACAGCTACATCGCAGATGTACTTGCTTCGAAAAAGGGGAATCCTCTAAGTCTTGGGATTCTGTACCAAGTCATCGCAAATAGCCTGGAGATTCCGATTTATGGGGTAAACCTTCCAAACCATTTTATCCTTGCGTACATGGACGAGAACCGCATGGGACTTGCTCCAGGAGGAAATGACAACGGCATTCTTTTCTACATTAACCCGTTCAGCGGTGGAACCATCATCCACAAGAACGAAGTTGATGATTTCCTTATGCACTTGGAGTTACCACAAGAAGTGCGCTACTATCGTCCGTGTCAAAACGCTGATATTATCCGTCGAATGGTGAATAATCTCGTCTTCGCATACGGGCAGCAAGGGAACTTGAATAAGGTGGAAGAGCTAAAGCAGCTGCAAGATTTGCTTAACGCAGGATCTTCCCCAGCGTCTGCATGA